The genomic window TATCAACTAAATTAATTTCTACTGCTCCTGTTTCGGCTAATAAACTTTCTAACTCTTTTTCATTTCCATTAACAGCTATTTCCATTAAGAAATGATCATCCGTTGTTCTAGGATCAGGATTCTCAGCATTTTTAAAAGGCCACATTCTACTTCTTAGGTAAAATGTTAGTACCATTAAATGCGCTGCAAAGAAAACAGTAAGTTCGAACATAATAGGAACGAAAGCTGGCATATTTTCTATGTAGCTAAAACTTGGCTTTCCACCAATATCTTGAGGCCAATCTTCAATCATTATGAAGTTCATCATAACCGTTGCAACGGTTAAACCAATTAGACCATATATGAACGCCGTAATAGCAATACGTGTAGGCGCTAACCCCATCGCTTTGTCTAGTCCGTGAACTGGAAATGGTGTGTATATTTCTTCGATATGAAATCGTTCTGCCTTAACCTTTTTAACAGCCGACATTAAAACGTCATCATCCGTATAAATAGCGTGAATAACTTTTGAAGCTTCCATTGACTATGTTTAGTTTATTAATTTTTTAGCTTGTCCTGACCAATCATCACGTTCTGCTCTTCCTGGGAAAGAACCTGTGATACTGTCTAACAAATCATATTCTGTTTTTGTCATTTTACTAACTTGAAGGAATGTATAAATACCTATACCGTTAAGTACTTCCTCCATTTTAGGTCCAATACCATTCACTTCTTTTAAGTCATCGGCCTTTTGAGACGATGCATCAAACGCACCTAGACTACCCAGCAAGTTATTTACTTTTTCTGAATCATCTGCGGTAGAAACTTCTTCAACTTTCGAAACCGTAGCCACTTTACCGTTAGATGTTCTAGAATCAGATCCTGATCCAACTAAACTATCTCCGCGTTCTCTGATGTTTTTATAACGTTCACCAGAAGATTTTAAAATAGTTTTAACCTCTGCTTGTGCAATTACTGGGAATGTTCTTGCATATAATAGGAATAATACAAAGAAGAATCCAATTGTCCCAACAAATATTCCAATATCTACAAATGTTGGAGAGAACATAGTCCATGATGATGGTAAATAATCACGATGTAACGATGTTACGATAATTACAAAACGTTCAAACCACATTCCAATATTTACAACTATAGAGATAAAGAATGAAAACATAATGCTCGTTCTTAATTTCTTGAACCACATAAACTGTGGAGAGAATACATTACAAGTCATCATTGACCAATATGCCCACCAGTAAGGACCGGTTGCTCTGTTTAAGAATGCATATTGTTCGTATTCTACACCAGAATACCAAGCGATAAATAACTCTGTAATATAAGCTACACCAACAATAGAACCTGTAATCATAATTACGATGTTCATCAATTCTATGTGTTGTACTGTAATATAATCTTCAAGATTACACAC from Algibacter sp. L1A34 includes these protein-coding regions:
- the nrfD gene encoding NrfD/PsrC family molybdoenzyme membrane anchor subunit; translated protein: MASHYEAPIRRPLVTGEKSYHDVTVDVARPVEGKANKQWWIVFSIALAAFLWGIGCIIYTISTGIGTWGLNKTVGWAWDITNFVWWVGIGHAGTLISAVLLLFRQKWRMAINRSAEAMTIFSVIQAGLFPIIHMGRPWLAYWVLPIPNQFGSLWVNFNSPLLWDVFAISTYLSVSLVFWWTGLLPDFAMLRDRAVKPFQKKIYALLSFGWSGRAKDWQRFEEVSLVLAGLATPLVLSVHTIVSFDFATSVIPGWHTTIFPPYFVAGAVFSGFAMVNTLLIIMRKVCNLEDYITVQHIELMNIVIMITGSIVGVAYITELFIAWYSGVEYEQYAFLNRATGPYWWAYWSMMTCNVFSPQFMWFKKLRTSIMFSFFISIVVNIGMWFERFVIIVTSLHRDYLPSSWTMFSPTFVDIGIFVGTIGFFFVLFLLYARTFPVIAQAEVKTILKSSGERYKNIRERGDSLVGSGSDSRTSNGKVATVSKVEEVSTADDSEKVNNLLGSLGAFDASSQKADDLKEVNGIGPKMEEVLNGIGIYTFLQVSKMTKTEYDLLDSITGSFPGRAERDDWSGQAKKLIN
- a CDS encoding DUF3341 domain-containing protein; the encoded protein is MEASKVIHAIYTDDDVLMSAVKKVKAERFHIEEIYTPFPVHGLDKAMGLAPTRIAITAFIYGLIGLTVATVMMNFIMIEDWPQDIGGKPSFSYIENMPAFVPIMFELTVFFAAHLMVLTFYLRSRMWPFKNAENPDPRTTDDHFLMEIAVNGNEKELESLLAETGAVEINLVDKAH